From a single Rutidosis leptorrhynchoides isolate AG116_Rl617_1_P2 chromosome 5, CSIRO_AGI_Rlap_v1, whole genome shotgun sequence genomic region:
- the LOC139849767 gene encoding uncharacterized protein, producing MFHKRSSYSHGESSNLKSRSEANLTKKELTYVPSYVPLCDSHTETIEHALVNCHKVSPIWTQLLDWWNQNNITISNINEAIISNQGFTHNSTGFFLWQATKWIACYIIWKHRNLNVFSSKVWNPAMIISEIQTQSFSWISNRSRKKAPIEWHQWLLNPSFYGASSPNRMGIG from the coding sequence ATGTTCCACAAAAGGTCTTCATATTCTCATGGAGAGTCATCCAATTTAAAATCCCGGTCAGAAGCGAACTTGACAAAAAAGGAATTGACCTACGTACCGTCTTATGTCCCTTTATGCGATAGCCATACCGAAACCATTGAACATGCGTTGGTTAATTGTCATAAAGTGTCTCCAATTTGGACACAACTACTCGATTGGTGGAACCAAAACAACATTACAATCTCTAACATCAATGAAGCCATCATCTCCAACCAAGGATTCACACATAACTCCACTGGGTTTTTCCTATGGCAAGCTACTAAATGGATTGCGTGTTACATTATATGGAAACATAGGAACCTAAATGTTTTTTCAAGTAAAGTGTGGAATCCTGCAATGATCATCTCCGAGATTCAAACCCAAAGCTTTAGCTGGATCTCAAACCGCTCGCGAAAAAAAGCACCAATCGAATGGCATCAATGGCTTCTCAACCCTTCCTTCTACGGGGCTTCGTCTCCAAACCGAATGGGAATCGGTTAA